The genomic region GGCGCCGCGCCCCAGGAGTTCTTCGGCAGCTCCCACGTTCCCGGCGGGCCGAACTCCGTGATCACAAATGGCTTGACGCCGCCCGCCGTCTTGTATCGATCCGCGACGGAGGACGCCCCCGCGTAACTATTGATCCCCAGGATATCGATATCCGGGCAGTATTTGTTCAATTGCGCGACTTTGTTTCCGCCAACCTCGGCGAACACGGTCATCGTCGGATGGTTGGGGTCCAGCTTCTTCGCGATCGCCGCGATGTCCTCGATCGCCTTCCACATCGCCGGATCATCTTCCGAACCGTTCTCCATCTCATTGCCGATCGCCCAGATCAGCAGCGACGGCGAATCCCGATACTTCAGGATCGCCTCCTGCGCCGCCTTGTACTGCGCGGCGACCTGCGCCGGATTATGGTAGTCGAAGCCCTGATCTTTATGACCGAGCCAGATTCCCGCCGTCACCGTCATCCCCAGCGACTGCGCTTGTGTGAGGACCGGCCCCAGGCCGTCCGATCCCCATGTCCGGATCGAGTTGCCTCCGCTGGCTTTGAGCAGTTGCGGCGAGGCGTCGCCCCCCGCCCCTTTGATAAAGTACGGCTTGCCGCCGCGCTCCAGATGGAAGCCGCCGCCGCTTTTGACCAGCCGCACCGCGAGCGCCGCATTTGCGGGCGCGGCGGCGGCTTTGGTGTCGGAATGCGCGCAGGAGGTCAGGACGATCAGCGATCCGGCCGCCGCGGTGAATAGAAAGAAAGATGGGAGGAGAGAGAAAGATTGACTGTGATTCATGGTATTGCAAAGAGTGAAGCCGTTTGGAAGTATCGCATGACTGCATACGCCAAACGGCTTGCGCCGACCGAAAGAAGGGAAACTACTGCTGCGAAACGTTGAAGGTCGGGTTATTCTGCGAAGCCGCCGCCGGGCCGCCGGCCGGAAGGACGCCGCTGGTGAAGGTGCTTGCGGCGCCGTAGATGCTGCTCGGCCGCGTGAACTTCGCGTGACCGTCGCCAAACGAATAGTTCGCGCCGCCCTGATGGCGCGTGGCCGGCTGCTGGTTCAGCGCCTGGCCGTCGCAGTTCGGCGCCTTTCCGTCGGCAATGACCTGAGTGCAGCCGAAGCCCGCCCCATACGGCAGCGCGTTGCTGGAATCGTAAGAGATATTGTCGCCGTTTAGGATTGTCAGCGAGGGGTTCACCATCTTCGCCACCGAAACGCCGCCCGTGTTATAAGCGTATCCATAATCCTGGGCGCCGACGACGGAGTTATAGAAGTAGCTCGTATAGCCCGCCACGGTTCCATTATACGGGTTTTGCGTCGGATTGCTGCTCTGCGTGGTCGGATCGTCCGGGCAGTGGAACATCTGGACGCTCTTCACGTAGGGCTGGATCTCATCGGCCCATCCCCACGGGTTGCCGGGCGCGCCGGTGCCGCCCGCGCCGCCGTCATGATTGGAGCACGATGGATAATGCTCGTCGTTATCCTGCACGTACTGAAGGATCGCAAGCCCCATCTGTTTGAGATTGGAAGCGCAGGAGATGGCGCGGGCCTTTTCGCGAGCCTGAGCGAAGACAGGGAACAGAATGGCGGCAAGGATAGCAATAATTGCGATCACAACGAGAAGCTCGATCAGCGTGAAACCGGCGTGAGTGCCTTGGCGGCGATTGAGGATAGGCATGATAGGTTCTTTCTAGAGCGCTAAGGTATTCGTATACGCATATTATATCAGGGTCGATTTGCCCTGTCAAGAAGTATTTCTTGCCGCGCGTCCTCTTCCCTTTAACTAGCATTCTCCGTGGCTCGCCACGAACCTGCCAGGCTCTCACTTTATGCTTTCGTTCGGCATATTCGCGAAGCTCTGTCATACTTAACCTATGGTTGTCAAAAAGAGCTGGGGCGGCGAGTTCTGGTCCGATGGTTACTATGTGGCGACAGTGGGTGAGTGTAACAATTGGGAAACCGTTGCCAAATATGTTAAAGAGTAGGGCCTGGACTCTGCGAAAAACCTTCGCCGCTTTGTTCAGCCTACGCTGCTGGGTTTCTGACCTAAATTGCTCCTGCTCTGATA from Capsulimonas corticalis harbors:
- a CDS encoding DUF1559 domain-containing protein: MPILNRRQGTHAGFTLIELLVVIAIIAILAAILFPVFAQAREKARAISCASNLKQMGLAILQYVQDNDEHYPSCSNHDGGAGGTGAPGNPWGWADEIQPYVKSVQMFHCPDDPTTQSSNPTQNPYNGTVAGYTSYFYNSVVGAQDYGYAYNTGGVSVAKMVNPSLTILNGDNISYDSSNALPYGAGFGCTQVIADGKAPNCDGQALNQQPATRHQGGANYSFGDGHAKFTRPSSIYGAASTFTSGVLPAGGPAAASQNNPTFNVSQQ